A part of Bdellovibrionales bacterium genomic DNA contains:
- a CDS encoding cyclic nucleotide-binding domain-containing protein has translation MSRGAKKIDSTQEAVASASILRELHFFKHFPDHLLDKLSRQVQIKTAPAGSVILTQGQINTDLFILLSGILSVSVDGGVVARLDKKGDLVGEMSVITHEPVAATITAEMETQIIILRGKDFLALEGTSSDEFQHALFRVYAHDLSNKLRITNQKAKYFEDLTMKLTQAQNDLREVNKGLEIKVASRTLDLNKRTQDLQKSHQKLEQQNAELVASHKKMEELYFTRELTFQKLEELYKNSLIPLQMTLLQIEQNSVEGNQQDLIKTASHELSDVLNLLEPVVSIYSSQKAMKSKRVLLAESNMKYQMLAKMALGGTGVELDIASTIEEGKAALSGKSYDILFVSAEMLQLCDLSQALNPSIQMVFMTSDRIDHYLPALREHKVMPHIVSRDEYDRTFTIKNIVTSVAKLASGDIFGVSKYLAWGSDLKTVEVSRSDKRDQLINDMSLHFEQLGIRRTVRDRAATALEEMLMNAIYDAPVGKDGKSLYNHLSRLESVSLSPEHQASLRYGTDGMILAIAVEDPFGSLDGDTILNYLDKCYGGVATETGHDGKVAKGGGGRGLHQIIENSDLVVFNIHFGFRTEVIALFNVDPRGVGHKFPSFHLFSQ, from the coding sequence ATGAGTCGTGGGGCAAAAAAAATAGATTCAACTCAGGAGGCAGTTGCTTCGGCCTCTATCTTGAGAGAGCTGCATTTCTTTAAGCATTTTCCTGATCACCTACTAGATAAACTGAGTCGTCAGGTTCAGATCAAGACAGCTCCAGCGGGATCCGTGATTTTGACTCAAGGACAAATAAATACAGATCTCTTTATCCTCTTGTCAGGAATCTTATCTGTTTCGGTCGATGGCGGTGTCGTAGCGAGATTGGATAAAAAGGGCGACTTGGTGGGCGAAATGAGCGTAATTACGCACGAACCCGTTGCAGCCACCATTACAGCTGAGATGGAAACACAGATTATAATTTTGAGAGGAAAGGATTTTCTAGCCTTAGAGGGGACGAGCAGTGATGAATTTCAACATGCCTTGTTCCGCGTCTACGCCCATGATCTCTCGAACAAATTAAGAATAACGAATCAAAAAGCCAAATATTTTGAAGATCTAACGATGAAGCTAACTCAGGCTCAGAACGACCTGCGTGAAGTAAATAAGGGCTTAGAAATAAAGGTGGCCAGTCGAACTCTCGATCTAAATAAGCGCACACAGGATTTGCAGAAATCGCATCAAAAGCTTGAACAGCAAAATGCTGAACTGGTAGCAAGTCATAAAAAGATGGAAGAGTTGTATTTCACTCGGGAACTAACATTTCAAAAATTGGAAGAACTTTATAAGAATTCATTGATCCCCCTACAGATGACTTTGCTTCAGATCGAACAAAACAGTGTCGAGGGCAATCAGCAAGATCTCATTAAAACGGCTTCCCACGAGTTGAGTGATGTACTGAATTTATTAGAGCCAGTGGTTTCAATTTATTCTTCTCAGAAAGCAATGAAGAGTAAAAGGGTTCTCCTGGCAGAGTCTAACATGAAGTATCAGATGCTCGCCAAGATGGCTTTAGGGGGGACCGGGGTCGAGTTGGATATAGCTTCAACTATTGAGGAGGGGAAGGCGGCCCTCTCTGGAAAATCCTATGATATCCTATTTGTATCAGCTGAAATGCTTCAGCTTTGTGATTTATCCCAGGCATTGAATCCTTCTATACAAATGGTTTTCATGACCTCTGATCGAATTGATCACTATCTCCCAGCTCTCAGAGAACACAAAGTGATGCCTCACATTGTCTCTCGAGATGAATATGATCGCACCTTTACTATAAAGAATATTGTAACTTCGGTAGCGAAGTTAGCGAGTGGTGATATTTTTGGGGTGAGCAAATATTTGGCTTGGGGTTCTGACTTAAAAACTGTTGAGGTTTCAAGGAGCGACAAGAGAGATCAATTGATTAACGATATGAGCCTTCACTTTGAGCAGCTAGGCATACGTCGAACAGTGAGAGATCGCGCCGCGACAGCACTTGAAGAAATGCTAATGAACGCGATCTATGATGCACCCGTAGGCAAAGATGGAAAGAGCCTCTATAACCATCTTTCGCGTCTTGAATCGGTTTCCTTAAGTCCTGAGCATCAGGCTTCACTTCGCTATGGAACGGATGGAATGATTTTAGCGATTGCTGTCGAGGATCCATTTGGTTCACTCGATGGTGATACTATTCTTAACTATTTGGATAAGTGCTACGGGGGAGTTGCAACGGAAACGGGTCACGACGGCAAGGTGGCGAAAGGCGGAGGCGGCCGAGGCCTCCACCAGATTATTGAGAACTCGGATTTGGTGGTTTTTAATATCCACTTTGGGTTTAGGACCGAAGTGATAGCCCTATTTAATGTCGATCCGAGAGGTGTTGGTCATAAGTTCCCCAGTTTTCATTTGTTCTCACAATAG
- a CDS encoding glutamine synthetase — MNDTSQKEILEKVRQSPSHKVKVAVTDIDGVLRGKYLHKDKFFSALENGFGFCNVIFGWDVTDAVYDNVRFTGWHTGYPDALVELDLSTYREVPWDNNIPFFLGHFLDEQQQPLRVCPRQLLKSVIKRTEALGFFPRVGLEFEWFNFRETPQSLHDKNFDQPEPLTPGMFGYSLLRTGFENEYVNALMDEMEAFQIPLEGFHTETGPGVYEAAISVTDALTAADRGVLFKSGAKEIGCRFGIIPSFMAKWNEKLAGCSGHIHQSLWALDEKQNVFFDPNSTNKMSKIFKHYLAGQIHCLPEILPLFAPNVNSYKRLVEGHWAPTRANWGLDNRTTAFRVISGRPTSTRLETRVAGADINPYLAVAAAIASGIYGIQNELTLQPEVTGNGYGDTESTRLPNNLYKATNKMVRSSLAAEMFGEDFVSHFTSTRHWEWRKSQSVVTDWERRRYLEII, encoded by the coding sequence TTGAATGATACCAGTCAAAAGGAAATCCTAGAAAAAGTTCGCCAGTCACCCTCTCACAAGGTGAAGGTAGCGGTAACAGACATTGATGGGGTCTTGCGCGGAAAGTATCTCCACAAGGATAAGTTCTTCTCTGCCCTTGAAAATGGCTTTGGTTTTTGCAATGTTATTTTTGGATGGGATGTGACAGATGCCGTCTATGATAACGTGCGCTTCACCGGTTGGCATACGGGTTATCCCGATGCCCTTGTTGAGTTGGATCTATCCACCTACAGGGAAGTGCCCTGGGATAATAATATCCCATTTTTTCTTGGTCATTTTCTCGATGAGCAGCAGCAACCTCTTCGCGTTTGTCCGCGGCAATTGCTCAAATCTGTAATTAAGCGAACAGAAGCTCTTGGATTCTTCCCGCGCGTTGGATTGGAATTTGAGTGGTTTAATTTTCGAGAAACTCCCCAATCCCTCCATGATAAAAATTTTGACCAACCCGAACCTCTCACACCTGGAATGTTTGGATATTCTCTTCTCAGAACCGGTTTTGAAAATGAATACGTCAATGCCCTCATGGACGAAATGGAAGCGTTTCAGATTCCACTCGAGGGCTTTCATACTGAAACTGGCCCAGGGGTCTACGAAGCCGCGATCAGCGTGACCGACGCGTTGACCGCTGCTGACCGAGGCGTTCTCTTCAAAAGCGGGGCAAAGGAGATTGGATGCCGCTTTGGAATCATCCCCTCCTTCATGGCAAAGTGGAATGAAAAACTTGCTGGCTGCTCAGGACACATTCACCAGAGTCTTTGGGCCCTCGATGAAAAACAGAACGTTTTTTTTGATCCAAATAGCACCAATAAAATGTCAAAAATATTTAAACACTACCTAGCTGGACAGATTCATTGCCTACCAGAAATTCTGCCCCTCTTCGCTCCCAACGTAAACAGCTACAAGCGCCTCGTTGAGGGACATTGGGCTCCAACCCGGGCCAACTGGGGTCTCGACAATCGAACAACTGCCTTTCGCGTGATTTCTGGTCGCCCCACTTCGACCCGTCTCGAAACCCGAGTTGCTGGGGCCGACATAAATCCTTACTTGGCCGTCGCAGCTGCAATCGCCAGCGGCATCTACGGCATCCAAAATGAACTCACACTTCAACCCGAAGTCACCGGAAACGGATACGGCGATACCGAATCAACTCGCCTGCCCAATAATCTTTATAAGGCAACTAACAAAATGGTTCGTTCAAGTCTGGCCGCGGAGATGTTCGGTGAAGACTTCGTCAGCCATTTTACTTCAACACGACACTGGGAATGGAGAAAGTCCCAATCAGTTGTAACGGACTGGGAGCGTCGTCGCTACCTCGAAATCATTTAG
- a CDS encoding type B 50S ribosomal protein L31, with the protein MKKDIHPKIREVVFKDVSCDFSFKTLSTARSKENIKWEDGKEYPLVTVDISSASHPFYTGKQRLIDTEGRAEKFAKKYGRKSGATGGN; encoded by the coding sequence ATGAAAAAAGATATTCACCCAAAAATTCGGGAAGTAGTTTTTAAAGACGTTTCATGTGATTTTTCATTTAAAACCCTATCGACAGCTAGGTCTAAAGAAAATATCAAATGGGAAGACGGAAAGGAGTATCCTCTTGTGACCGTGGATATATCCAGCGCTTCCCACCCATTCTATACTGGCAAACAGCGTCTCATTGATACAGAGGGACGTGCTGAGAAGTTTGCTAAAAAATATGGACGCAAGTCCGGGGCTACGGGCGGCAACTAG